A genomic segment from Pirellulales bacterium encodes:
- a CDS encoding fasciclin domain-containing protein yields MKISLFALLAVATGLFVGQMSYAGKPCAASRAQASAAYRGHAVQHVAFAKEEAKDIVDTAVGAEGFKTLVAAVKAADLVETLKGKGPFTVFAPTDEAFAKLPKGTVEELLKPENKDKLVAVLTYHVVPGKVLAADVVKLKEAKTVQGTAAKITVKEGKVMVDDANVVKTDIMCANGVIHVIDSVILPK; encoded by the coding sequence ATGAAGATCAGTCTTTTTGCCCTTTTAGCGGTTGCCACCGGACTGTTTGTTGGTCAGATGTCTTATGCTGGCAAGCCCTGTGCCGCCAGTCGTGCCCAAGCTTCCGCTGCCTACCGTGGCCATGCCGTCCAGCATGTCGCGTTCGCCAAGGAAGAAGCCAAAGATATTGTCGACACAGCCGTGGGAGCCGAAGGTTTTAAGACCTTGGTCGCCGCTGTCAAGGCCGCGGACCTGGTTGAAACCCTCAAGGGCAAAGGTCCTTTTACGGTGTTTGCACCCACGGATGAAGCATTTGCCAAGCTTCCCAAGGGTACCGTGGAAGAACTGCTCAAGCCGGAAAATAAGGACAAGTTGGTGGCCGTGCTGACGTATCACGTGGTGCCGGGCAAGGTTTTGGCCGCCGATGTGGTCAAGCTGAAAGAAGCCAAAACTGTCCAAGGCACCGCCGCCAAAATCACCGTCAAGGAGGGCAAAGTGATGGTGGACGACGCGAATGTGGTCAAAACCGACATCATGTGCGCCAATGGCGTGATCCATGTCATTGACTCAGTCATCCTGCCCAAGTAA
- a CDS encoding sugar phosphate isomerase/epimerase produces MKYGMNLLLWTDHLHDGLLPILEQLKALGYDGVEVPIFDPRPELFIPWKKKLTDLGLACTAVAVRGAADNPISPDAKVRALGVQNNKLTVDCCAAIGAETLLGPFHSAIGEFTGKGPTEDEFKWGVESMRQVAEHAGQANVRLACEYLNRFELYFLNCAAQMVRFVKAVDHPACGMMYDTFHANIEEKDISTAIRLAAPHLYHVHISENDRSTPGQGEIGWNETFNALHEVKYNGWLVVEAFGLALPGISAATKIWRRMFDDEMQLAKEGLAFMKKEVGKRG; encoded by the coding sequence ATGAAATACGGCATGAATTTGCTGTTGTGGACCGATCACCTGCATGACGGTCTGCTGCCGATTTTGGAACAATTAAAAGCGCTGGGTTACGATGGCGTGGAAGTGCCGATCTTTGACCCCCGACCCGAATTGTTTATCCCCTGGAAAAAGAAGTTGACCGACCTGGGTTTGGCCTGCACGGCGGTAGCGGTGCGAGGAGCGGCTGATAATCCCATTAGTCCCGATGCGAAAGTACGCGCCTTGGGCGTGCAAAACAATAAATTAACCGTGGATTGCTGCGCGGCGATCGGGGCGGAGACGCTGCTCGGGCCGTTTCATTCGGCAATCGGCGAATTCACCGGCAAAGGCCCCACCGAGGATGAGTTTAAATGGGGTGTGGAAAGCATGCGGCAAGTCGCCGAGCACGCGGGGCAGGCCAATGTGCGGCTGGCCTGCGAATATCTCAACCGGTTTGAATTGTATTTTCTTAATTGCGCCGCCCAAATGGTGCGCTTTGTCAAGGCGGTGGATCATCCCGCTTGCGGGATGATGTACGACACGTTTCACGCCAATATCGAGGAGAAGGATATTTCCACGGCGATACGATTGGCGGCACCGCATTTGTATCATGTGCATATTAGCGAGAACGACCGCAGCACACCGGGTCAGGGGGAGATCGGTTGGAACGAGACCTTTAACGCCTTGCATGAGGTGAAATACAACGGTTGGCTCGTGGTCGAAGCGTTTGGCTTGGCCTTGCCGGGCATCAGCGCCGCAACCAAAATCTGGCGGCGAATGTTTGACGACGAAATGCAACTGGCCAAGGAAGGCCTGGCTTTTATGAAAAAAGAGGTAGGCAAACGCGGC